The window CAACTAGCCATTGGGCCTCCCATTTCCGATGGATTCTATTACGATATAGATCTGGACAAATCATTAAGCAGCGATGATCTCCCCGCATTAGAAGAAAAAATGCGTGAGTTAGGGAAACAAAAACTTGCTATTAAACGTGAAGTGATTCCAAAAGAAGAAGCGATCAAGCTTTTTTCAGACTCCCATGAAACTTATAAAATTGAGCTTTTGAATGAAATGAACTCGGATGAGATCATTTCAATATACAGGCAAGGCAGTTTTGTTGATCTTTGCCGTGGCCCTCATTTGCCGAATACGGGTTATATCAAACATTTTAAGCTCCTGAATATTGCAGGCGCTTACTGGCATGGTGATGAAAAGAATAAAATGCTTCAGCGAATTTATGGTACCTCCTATCCTAAAAAAGATCAACTTGAAGAGCACATAAAACTACTGGAAGAAGCTAAAAAGCGGGATCATCGAAAGTTGGGAAAGAAATTGGAGTTATTCTCAATTAGCGAAGAGATAGGTCCAGGACTGATTATTTGGCTACCAAAAGGGGCAAGAATCCGGAATGAAATTGAGCAATTTTGGAAGGATGAACATTTTAAATCAGGGTATGAGTTGCTGTACACACCCCATGTGGCCAAATTAGATTTATGGCGTAAAAGTGGCCACGTTGATTATTACAGCGAACACATGTTTGCTCCTATGATTATTGAGGACGTTGAATATCAAATTAAACCCATGAATTGTCCCTTTCATATCGAGGTCTATAAAACCAAAATTCGTAGTTATAGAGACTTACCGATTCGTTATGCAGAGCTTGGAACGGTTTATCGATATGAAAGGTCCGGCGTTCTGCACGGAACTTTAAGGGTACGGGGATTTACCCAAGATGATGCCCATATTTTCTGCAGACCTGACAAAATTCAAGAAGAAATACTAAACATTCTTGATTTCACCATGTTCTTTTTAAAATCATTTGGATTTGAAGAGTTCGAAGTATTTTTGAGTACAAGGCCGGAAAAATATGTTGGTTCAATAGAAAACTGGGACAACGCTACTAATGCCCTTGAAGAGGCGCTCAAAATAAGAGAAATTGATTATAAAGTTGATCCTGGTGAGGGTGTCTTCTACGGACCAAAGATTGATATCAAAATTCGCGATGTTTTAAAAAGATACTGGCAATGTACTACTATTCAAATAGATTTTAATAACCCGGAGCGTTTTGAATTAAAATTTGTCGGTGATGACGGACAATCTCATAGACCAATTATGATCCATCGGGCATTGTTGGGTTCCTTGGAAAGGTTTTTTGGAATTTTAATCGAGCAATACGGAGGAGCGTTTCCAATCTGGCTGGCTCCTGTTCAAGTTGCAATATTGCCGATTGCAGATCGTCATTTTGAATTTGCACAAGAATGCAAAAATGAAATTTCAAAAACTGCAGGTCGGATATTTTTAGATGATCGGAATGAGAAAATTGGATATAAAATAAGAGAGGCTGAAACGCAAAAAATACCGTATATGATTATCGTTGGTGATAAAGAATTAGAAGGTAAATTCCTATCGGTCAGAAGGAGACACGAAGGTGATCTTGGGAAGTTTGAAGTGGATGAATTTGTTTCTATGATTGGCAAAGAAATTGATGAAAAATCAATTATTCACTAAAAAAGGAGTGCTCATATCAAAGAAGGTGAACTAAGAATAAACGAACAAATAAAAGTTCCAAAAATCCGACTTATTGACCCATCGGGGAAACAATTAGGTGTTGTAGGAATAGAACAAGGATTACGATTAGCTGAGGATACAGGTCTTGACCTGGTAGAAGTAGCAGCTAAGGCTGATCCGCCGGTTTGCAGAGTAATGGATTTTGGTAAGTACAAATATGAGCTTACCAAGAAAGAAAAAGATCAAAGGAAAAAGCAACATGTCATTCATAAAAAGGAAATTAGACTACGACCAAAGACTGATGATCATGATTTAATGCACAAAATTAAACATGCTCGAAAATTCTTAGAAGAAGGTAACCGTCTGAAAATTACAATAATGTTTCGAGGAAGAGAGTTGGTTTACAAGGAATTTGGGTACACAATATTAAATCGAGTTCAGGAAGAGCTTGCGGATTTGGCCAAAATCGACAAAGGACCAATCGAAGAAGGCCGGAACTTGGTTCTTTTTTTAGCAAAGAAATGAGGTAAAAATATGCCAAAAATGAAATCAAACCGTGGAGCACGCAAGAGATTCCACTTAACCGGTTCAGGAAAAGTGAAGCGTTCAAAGTCGTGTAAAAGTCATATTCTAACCAAGAAAACAACTAAAAGAAAAAGAAATCTGCGCAAAGGTGGTTATATTGCCGAGCAAGATAATCCTAGAGTTAAACGAATGATAGGTGTGTAAGGAGAATGGATGTCCAGATCAACAAATAATGTAGCATCCCGTCGGAGAAGAAAAAGAATTTTAAAAAAGGCCAAGGGATATTGGGGAAGGCGAAAAAATATTTTTAGAACTGCAAAATTAGCAGTTGAAAAAGGATGGCTGTATGCATATCGTGATCGAAGAGCAAGGAAGCGGAATTTCAGAAGGCTTTGGATTACACGGATCAATGCCGCAGCGAGGCTTAACGGGCTGTCCTATTCCAGGCTAATGAATGGTTTAAAAATCAAACAAATTGAAATAGATCGAAAAATTTTGGCGGAATTAGCTGTAAATGACCCTACTACGTTTTCCGAAATTGTAGCGCTGGTTAAGTGAGTAAAGGGATGCAATGTCGGAAACTCTTATTGATGATCATGTTGATAAACTACAAGAACTGAGGAGTGAATTCTTTTCCGAGATCAAAGATTGTGATAATTCAAAGAAATTAGAACAACTCCGCATTAAATACCTTAGCAAAAAGGGATTATTGCAAAAATATTTTTTCCTCCTTGGAAGCATATCACAGGATATTCGACCTCGATTTGGTAAAGAGCTTAATCTTTTACGAAATGATCTTACTCGAATCATCCAGGAGGAAACCGATAAATTCAAAGAAGTTGTAAAGCGAAAAGAGGGCGTAGATGTTTCACTGCCAGGTTTTCGGAAGCGGTATGGTAAAAAGCACCCTTTAACACAAACTTTTGATGAAATAAAATCTATTTTTACATCAATGGGTTTTTCAATCGAAGAAGGCCCGGAAATCGAATCGGATTACTATAATTTTGAAGCATTAAACATTCCTGAAGGTCATCCGGCGAGAGATATGCAGGATACATTCTATCTTGAAAACGGATGGCTTCTTCGTACACACACTTCCCCTGTACAAATCAGGGTGATGCAATCTCAATATCCGCCAATTAGAATGATTGCTCCGGGTAGATGCTATCGCAAAGATACTCCAGATGCCAGTCATTCTCCATTCTTTCATCAATGCGAAGGATTAGTAGTCGGCACAAATATAACATTCGCCGATTTAAAAGGGGTTATCTCCGCATTTGCTAAAAAAATGTTTGGCCCGGAAATTAAGATTAGGTTTCGGCCCAGCTATTTTCCATTTACCGAACCAAGCGCCGAATATGATTTTACCTGTGTAATTTGCAAAGGACAAGGTTGCAAGACGTGCAAAGGATCGGGATGGTTGGAAATTAGTGGCTCCGGTATGGTGGATCCGGAAGTATTCAAAGCTGTTGGTTATGATCCGGAGAAATATACCGGTTTTGCCTGGGGTATGGGCGTTGAGCGGATTGCAATGTTAAAATATGGAATCAAGGATATTCGTTATTTTTATGATAATGATATCAGGTTTCTCACCCAATTTTAATTCAAATTTCAAATGAAGTGCACTTTCCACTGGCTAAAAGACTTTGTCGATTTTGATTTTACTCCTGAAGAATTGGGTGAACAGCTTACCATGCTTGGAATGGAAGTCGAAAGTATTGAATCTGTTTCCAGAAAATTAGCCGGAGTTATTGTTGGTGAAATAGTAGAAGAACTGGCTGACAATCAATGCAAAATAAAAAATGGTCAAGAGACTCATTTAATAACCTTAGGCTTATCAAGCTTACCGAAATTTAAAAAGGTAGCCCTGCAAACCAATCCATCCGGGGATTCTTACAAATTGGCCACCTATAAATCCCTGGGGATATTTGAGTCTGATTCTCCTGTTTATGTCGGTGAAGACTGTAAAGCAGGAGAAGCCATAGACAAAATGATCCCGGCAACCGAT is drawn from candidate division KSB1 bacterium and contains these coding sequences:
- the thrS gene encoding threonine--tRNA ligase; translated protein: MSLRITLPNKSTVEVENGSTPYEVLKKHDPALLKDALVAKFNDRLIDIHGPLIVDGKLEVINFSHEQGKEVYWHSTAHLMAQALKEVYPEIQLAIGPPISDGFYYDIDLDKSLSSDDLPALEEKMRELGKQKLAIKREVIPKEEAIKLFSDSHETYKIELLNEMNSDEIISIYRQGSFVDLCRGPHLPNTGYIKHFKLLNIAGAYWHGDEKNKMLQRIYGTSYPKKDQLEEHIKLLEEAKKRDHRKLGKKLELFSISEEIGPGLIIWLPKGARIRNEIEQFWKDEHFKSGYELLYTPHVAKLDLWRKSGHVDYYSEHMFAPMIIEDVEYQIKPMNCPFHIEVYKTKIRSYRDLPIRYAELGTVYRYERSGVLHGTLRVRGFTQDDAHIFCRPDKIQEEILNILDFTMFFLKSFGFEEFEVFLSTRPEKYVGSIENWDNATNALEEALKIREIDYKVDPGEGVFYGPKIDIKIRDVLKRYWQCTTIQIDFNNPERFELKFVGDDGQSHRPIMIHRALLGSLERFFGILIEQYGGAFPIWLAPVQVAILPIADRHFEFAQECKNEISKTAGRIFLDDRNEKIGYKIREAETQKIPYMIIVGDKELEGKFLSVRRRHEGDLGKFEVDEFVSMIGKEIDEKSIIH
- a CDS encoding translation initiation factor IF-3; the protein is MKEGELRINEQIKVPKIRLIDPSGKQLGVVGIEQGLRLAEDTGLDLVEVAAKADPPVCRVMDFGKYKYELTKKEKDQRKKQHVIHKKEIRLRPKTDDHDLMHKIKHARKFLEEGNRLKITIMFRGRELVYKEFGYTILNRVQEELADLAKIDKGPIEEGRNLVLFLAKK
- the rpmI gene encoding 50S ribosomal protein L35, which encodes MPKMKSNRGARKRFHLTGSGKVKRSKSCKSHILTKKTTKRKRNLRKGGYIAEQDNPRVKRMIGV
- the rplT gene encoding 50S ribosomal protein L20, with the protein product MSRSTNNVASRRRRKRILKKAKGYWGRRKNIFRTAKLAVEKGWLYAYRDRRARKRNFRRLWITRINAAARLNGLSYSRLMNGLKIKQIEIDRKILAELAVNDPTTFSEIVALVK
- the pheS gene encoding phenylalanine--tRNA ligase subunit alpha yields the protein MSETLIDDHVDKLQELRSEFFSEIKDCDNSKKLEQLRIKYLSKKGLLQKYFFLLGSISQDIRPRFGKELNLLRNDLTRIIQEETDKFKEVVKRKEGVDVSLPGFRKRYGKKHPLTQTFDEIKSIFTSMGFSIEEGPEIESDYYNFEALNIPEGHPARDMQDTFYLENGWLLRTHTSPVQIRVMQSQYPPIRMIAPGRCYRKDTPDASHSPFFHQCEGLVVGTNITFADLKGVISAFAKKMFGPEIKIRFRPSYFPFTEPSAEYDFTCVICKGQGCKTCKGSGWLEISGSGMVDPEVFKAVGYDPEKYTGFAWGMGVERIAMLKYGIKDIRYFYDNDIRFLTQF